In a single window of the Hydrogenobaculum sp. 3684 genome:
- a CDS encoding hydrogenase small subunit, translating into METYYDFLTGRGVRYREFVSFSTKICGLLGINPNEINNILEALKQKPRIPVLWFHGLECSCCSESLMRSSSPVFSDIVSLISLEYDDLISASCGENLLNYKKKIIEQYKGNYILAIEGSITEFENGACCMVGGRPFNEELLEAAEGAKAIIAWGSCASFGCVQAAYPNPTKSSSVDTIIKNKPIVKVPGCPPIPEIMAGVIVYMLLKDELPPLDSKLRPKMFYGMTIHDTCYRKNFYNANKFAERFDDEGAKAGYCLYKLGCKGPSTYNACSSIGWYNGLSFPIRSGHGCIGCSQEGFWDKTMYKEEAPITPQNFDIFSF; encoded by the coding sequence ATGGAAACTTATTATGATTTTCTTACGGGAAGAGGGGTTAGGTATAGAGAATTCGTAAGTTTTTCTACAAAAATATGTGGGCTTCTTGGTATAAATCCAAATGAAATAAACAATATATTAGAAGCTCTAAAACAAAAGCCGAGGATACCGGTTTTGTGGTTTCATGGACTTGAATGCTCATGCTGTTCTGAGTCTTTGATGAGAAGCTCATCACCGGTGTTTAGCGATATAGTATCGTTGATATCTTTAGAATACGATGATTTGATATCTGCTTCTTGTGGTGAAAATCTATTAAACTATAAAAAGAAAATAATAGAACAATACAAAGGAAACTACATACTTGCCATAGAAGGAAGCATTACGGAGTTTGAAAATGGGGCTTGCTGCATGGTGGGAGGAAGACCCTTCAACGAAGAGCTTTTGGAAGCTGCCGAAGGTGCAAAAGCTATTATAGCTTGGGGTTCATGTGCATCTTTTGGCTGTGTACAAGCGGCTTATCCAAATCCTACAAAATCATCTTCTGTAGATACCATCATCAAAAATAAACCCATCGTAAAAGTACCCGGATGCCCTCCTATACCAGAGATAATGGCAGGTGTGATCGTTTATATGCTTTTAAAAGACGAACTACCTCCTCTTGATAGCAAGTTAAGACCAAAGATGTTTTATGGTATGACAATCCACGACACTTGCTATAGGAAGAACTTTTACAACGCCAACAAGTTTGCCGAACGCTTTGACGATGAAGGTGCAAAAGCCGGTTATTGCCTTTATAAACTTGGATGCAAAGGTCCAAGCACCTACAACGCCTGCAGTTCCATTGGCTGGTACAACGGCCTATCTTTCCCCATAAGATCAGGCCATGGTTGCATCGGCTGCTCCCAAGAAGGCTTTTGGGACAAAACCATGTACAAAGAAGAAGCACCTATAACACCTCAGAATTTTGATATATTTAGCTTTTAA
- a CDS encoding helicase-related protein: MLKHSPQNFITNSGNKSLQSRLKELVGISKELKFLVGFFYFSGIKELYETLKELYENGKLQDEHIKILVGLNVDKGNFGLYEASKSIENKEETIRDFIESIKIAFTNEKLDKKEIYEQAEFFVELLEKRKLVIRKTKDPNHAKLYLFKTTETGAPELFITGSSNLTLAGIESQNEFNVEIKDYGFKDAEEYFDANWEMAIELSAEDVVNAMRRNTFLRYIDPFVAYVYLIKNYLDTYQAKDIGKELISLMEKKGYRPYSYQIEAVSQAIASCEAHGGVILADVVGLGKSIVACMVGKAMGKRGIVLSPPHLIGDDAKTIGWKKYLEDFELYGWEVWSIGKLDEALQFVKNSDNIDIVVIDEAHRFRNEDTASYNQLKEICRGRTVMLLTATPFNNKPSDIFSLLKLFTIPKKSTILLDENLKAKFDEYEDLFNELSYIKKHYNSSNAERRKKAKKYYKEIFGEDTVNIEKVRDKSKMLARRIKAIVEPVLIRRNRLDLKHYKEKIDLPIVRDPIEWFYELTPKQSKFYDEVIRAFDDDSKGGYFKGAIYMPIKYEKGITNEDSKLSEDDRFIFVYQKNLYDFMRRLLVKRFESSFGSFYESIKSFKRINETALKFIEKSGKFILDRKLMEDIVTADPDEILKELADYEDRLKNEKLNSNYYKVYDLSTFKLKDKFIEDIQSDIDLFDDFIRKIKELNLTENDPKADRLISGIEAFIKENRKVVIFTEYIDTAKHLDSILKAKFGNILLSAYGNIGKTKFEEIAKNFDAQNKEQEDKYSILLATDKLSEGYNLNRAGVVINYDIPWNPVRVIQRVGRINRIGKKVYDEIYIVNFFPTEKGSDIVRSREIAQNKMFMIHNILGEDAKIFDESEEPTESKLYKRLNTYQEGEEESFFTKLRDEFENIKNSYPDILNQIEDMPKRVKTAKKGQKDELFVFIRKGKDMFVGYKDYQERQPKSISFEEAYEKIKANKGEKSLRLSDKFWKNYEIVLDKDAYIRRRSNSSSLESKALNLLQSLLNTQDEYLKPFRAFIIDLKKDIEYYGSLSDYILRKIVEIEKDLKDIKNVCSKLEEIKNEIGEDFLRKIEDQLKFLNLSNEDVIISVENQESA; encoded by the coding sequence ATGCTAAAGCACTCTCCTCAAAATTTTATAACAAATAGCGGTAATAAAAGTTTACAAAGTAGGCTAAAAGAGCTTGTTGGTATAAGCAAAGAGCTAAAGTTTCTTGTGGGATTTTTCTATTTTTCTGGTATAAAAGAGCTTTATGAGACTTTAAAAGAGCTGTATGAAAATGGAAAGCTTCAAGATGAACATATTAAGATACTTGTAGGTCTAAACGTAGATAAGGGAAATTTTGGTTTATATGAGGCTTCTAAAAGCATAGAAAACAAAGAAGAAACCATAAGAGATTTTATAGAATCTATAAAAATTGCATTTACAAATGAAAAACTCGATAAGAAAGAGATTTATGAACAAGCTGAGTTTTTTGTGGAGCTTTTAGAAAAAAGAAAGCTTGTAATAAGAAAAACTAAAGATCCAAACCATGCAAAGCTTTATTTGTTTAAAACCACTGAAACTGGGGCTCCTGAGCTTTTTATAACAGGAAGTAGCAACTTAACGCTTGCTGGTATCGAAAGCCAAAACGAGTTTAACGTCGAGATAAAAGATTATGGTTTTAAAGATGCAGAAGAGTACTTTGACGCTAATTGGGAAATGGCTATAGAGTTATCGGCTGAAGACGTTGTAAACGCCATGAGAAGAAATACATTTTTAAGATATATAGATCCTTTTGTGGCATATGTTTATCTTATTAAAAACTATCTTGACACTTACCAAGCTAAAGATATAGGTAAAGAGCTTATAAGCCTTATGGAAAAAAAGGGATATAGGCCTTACTCTTATCAAATTGAGGCTGTATCTCAAGCAATAGCCAGCTGTGAAGCGCATGGAGGGGTTATCCTTGCCGATGTGGTGGGACTTGGAAAGTCAATCGTTGCTTGTATGGTAGGTAAGGCAATGGGTAAAAGGGGTATTGTTTTATCGCCTCCTCATTTGATAGGGGATGATGCTAAAACGATAGGATGGAAAAAATATTTGGAAGATTTTGAGCTTTACGGATGGGAAGTGTGGTCTATTGGAAAGCTCGATGAGGCGCTTCAGTTTGTAAAAAACTCAGACAATATAGATATTGTTGTTATAGACGAAGCCCATAGGTTTAGAAACGAAGACACCGCTAGTTATAATCAGCTAAAAGAGATATGTAGAGGTAGAACTGTTATGCTTCTTACCGCTACACCTTTTAACAACAAACCATCTGATATATTTTCACTTCTTAAGCTTTTTACGATACCAAAAAAATCTACGATACTCCTTGATGAAAATCTAAAGGCAAAATTTGATGAATATGAGGATCTGTTTAATGAGCTCTCTTATATCAAGAAACACTACAACTCATCAAACGCTGAAAGACGAAAAAAAGCCAAAAAATATTACAAAGAGATCTTTGGAGAAGATACTGTAAATATTGAAAAAGTAAGGGATAAGTCTAAGATGTTGGCAAGGCGTATAAAAGCCATCGTAGAACCTGTTTTAATAAGAAGAAATAGACTTGATTTAAAGCATTATAAGGAAAAGATAGATCTTCCTATTGTAAGAGATCCAATAGAGTGGTTTTATGAATTAACACCAAAGCAATCAAAATTTTACGATGAGGTGATAAGAGCTTTTGACGATGATAGTAAGGGCGGATATTTCAAGGGTGCTATATATATGCCTATTAAATACGAGAAAGGTATAACAAATGAAGATAGCAAACTTTCTGAAGATGATAGGTTTATATTTGTTTATCAGAAAAATTTATACGATTTCATGAGAAGGCTTCTTGTGAAAAGATTTGAAAGTAGTTTTGGATCTTTTTATGAGAGTATTAAAAGCTTTAAACGTATAAATGAAACAGCTTTAAAGTTTATTGAGAAATCAGGTAAGTTTATACTTGATAGAAAACTCATGGAAGATATCGTTACAGCAGATCCAGATGAGATTTTAAAAGAGCTCGCAGATTATGAAGATCGTTTAAAAAACGAAAAACTAAACAGCAACTATTACAAAGTTTATGATTTATCTACGTTTAAACTAAAAGATAAATTTATAGAAGATATACAAAGTGATATTGATCTTTTTGATGATTTTATAAGAAAGATAAAAGAGCTAAACCTTACAGAGAATGATCCTAAAGCAGATAGGCTTATATCTGGTATCGAGGCTTTTATAAAAGAAAATAGAAAAGTGGTTATATTTACCGAATACATAGATACGGCAAAACACTTAGACAGTATATTAAAAGCTAAATTTGGAAATATATTGCTTAGTGCTTATGGCAACATAGGGAAAACCAAATTTGAGGAGATAGCCAAAAATTTTGACGCCCAAAACAAAGAACAAGAAGATAAGTACAGCATACTTCTTGCCACTGATAAACTATCTGAAGGTTATAACCTCAACAGAGCTGGTGTGGTGATAAATTACGATATACCTTGGAATCCTGTTAGGGTTATACAAAGGGTGGGACGTATAAATAGAATAGGTAAAAAGGTTTACGATGAGATCTACATAGTCAATTTCTTTCCCACTGAAAAAGGATCTGATATAGTAAGATCAAGGGAGATAGCCCAAAACAAAATGTTTATGATTCACAATATCCTTGGAGAAGATGCCAAAATCTTTGATGAGTCTGAAGAACCCACCGAGTCAAAGCTATACAAAAGGTTAAACACCTATCAAGAGGGTGAAGAAGAAAGCTTTTTTACAAAGCTAAGGGATGAGTTTGAAAATATAAAAAATTCTTATCCAGATATACTAAATCAAATTGAAGATATGCCAAAAAGGGTTAAAACCGCCAAAAAAGGGCAAAAAGATGAACTTTTTGTTTTCATTAGAAAAGGAAAAGATATGTTTGTGGGCTACAAAGATTATCAAGAAAGACAGCCAAAATCCATAAGCTTTGAAGAAGCTTACGAGAAAATAAAAGCAAACAAGGGTGAAAAATCTTTAAGATTGTCAGATAAATTTTGGAAGAATTATGAAATAGTGCTAGACAAAGATGCTTATATAAGAAGAAGATCAAACTCAAGCTCTTTGGAATCAAAAGCTCTAAACCTTTTACAAAGTTTGTTGAATACACAAGATGAATATCTAAAACCTTTTAGAGCTTTTATTATCGATCTTAAAAAAGATATAGAATATTATGGAAGTCTTTCGGATTATATATTAAGAAAAATTGTGGAAATAGAAAAAGATCTAAAAGATATCAAAAATGTATGTTCTAAATTAGAGGAGATAAAAAACGAAATAGGAGAAGATTTTTTAAGAAAAATAGAAGATCAGCTAAAATTTTTAAATCTATCCAACGAAGATGTTATAATAAGTGTAGAAAATCAAGAGAGTGCTTAA
- a CDS encoding TaqI-like C-terminal specificity domain-containing protein → MVEILENLTKAFSLEDFQNYLYDNNFTVSPRQVYDYENHEELIEEITYLGHIKLEDREADLVVFAVKVKNLTERTSKKKQFDIAKELLNKENKYYGLFLFYSDRSFRLSFVFKNTYGIKAQYSYYKRFTFYIDPKLPNKTFINQLKDCNFKNLESIKNAFSVEPVTKEFYNELQNWYFYAMDKVKFSEYSEKDKEIRNAQSLIRLLTRLIFIWFLKEKGLVPNDLFDEQKLKNIVKDFGKSNNYYNAILQNLFFATLNTPIDQRAWAKNEGYPANRKDFGVKIKYRYEDKFLINEEEAKKLFSSIPFINGGLFDCLDKDSIYIDGFTRNEKKQAKIDDELFFSSKEKTVDLSKYELSANAKVRGLIDILKSYNFTTDEATPIDQEIALDPELLGKVFENLLASYNPETNTTARKATGSYYTPREIVDYMVEESLREYLKTKVPQAEEILDNLFSYSNENIDLPENLKKELIYAIDQIKIIDPACGSGAFPMGILHKLVYLLQKLDPANKVWYEIQVDRINKESKEVLEMAKDENALKELLNEVKEHFNESINYPDYARKLYLIENCIYGVDIQPIAIQISKLRFFISLILDQKADKTKPNFGILTLPNLETKFISANALIGLENTPQRRIRNPEIVKLEKHLKSLRHRYFRIRSRKEKIQLQEEDKKIREQIKELLIKNRWPAETADKIAHFDIFDPNASADWFDPEWMFGVVDGFDIVIGNPPYVRHEKIKAIKPILERQNYEVFTSTADLYVYFYEKGYQLLKDQGILAYITSNKWMRAKYGEKLRKFLKEKTAILEIIDFSGYSVFEQTVDTNILIFRKQKPRKEHIFRFLEVKSDIEDIEEYLRKDKSKLIEQATEKGVERLNSWSQVDTWQELRTWQTMYQNKLSDNAWTLGDESVLSLKDKIEKVGKPLKDWDVKIYYGIKTGFNEAFIIDSEKRNEILRNCKTEEERKRTEEIIKPVLRGRDIEKYRYKWAGLWIIGTFPAKHLNINDYPALKDYLASFGDRLLQDGKPGHRKKTSNKWFETQDNIAYYQEFEKEKIVWQEIVREPSFAYDNSGMYVEATAFLMTGKNLKYIIGLLNSKPVAFFFKTFYAGGGLGEDGYRYKKAFLEQLPLPPITKENQPIADQIIQKVEQILTLTQSEDYETNQEKQEHVKRLEHEIDKIVYKLYGLTEEEIKII, encoded by the coding sequence ATGGTAGAGATATTAGAAAACCTCACAAAAGCGTTTTCTTTGGAAGATTTTCAAAATTATCTTTATGATAACAATTTTACCGTTTCTCCAAGACAAGTATACGATTATGAAAACCATGAAGAGTTGATAGAGGAAATAACATATTTAGGACATATAAAGTTAGAAGACCGGGAAGCTGATTTGGTAGTTTTTGCTGTGAAGGTCAAAAATCTTACTGAAAGAACCAGCAAGAAAAAACAGTTTGATATTGCAAAAGAGCTTTTGAACAAAGAAAACAAATATTACGGGTTGTTTTTATTTTACTCTGATAGATCGTTTAGACTTTCATTTGTATTTAAAAATACCTATGGCATAAAAGCCCAATACAGTTATTACAAAAGGTTTACGTTTTATATAGATCCGAAACTTCCAAACAAAACCTTCATAAATCAGCTTAAAGACTGCAATTTTAAAAATTTAGAATCTATAAAAAACGCCTTTAGTGTGGAACCAGTAACCAAAGAATTTTACAACGAGCTTCAAAATTGGTATTTCTATGCGATGGATAAAGTCAAGTTTTCTGAATATTCAGAAAAAGATAAAGAGATTAGAAATGCTCAAAGTTTAATTAGGCTTCTTACAAGATTGATTTTTATATGGTTTTTAAAAGAAAAAGGATTGGTACCAAATGATTTGTTTGATGAACAAAAGCTAAAAAACATCGTAAAAGATTTTGGTAAGAGCAACAACTATTACAATGCAATTTTACAAAATCTATTTTTTGCAACACTAAACACACCAATAGACCAAAGAGCTTGGGCAAAAAACGAAGGTTACCCAGCAAACAGAAAAGACTTTGGAGTAAAAATCAAATATAGATATGAAGATAAATTTTTGATAAATGAAGAAGAGGCGAAAAAGCTTTTTTCAAGCATTCCTTTTATAAACGGCGGGCTTTTTGACTGCCTTGATAAAGACAGTATTTATATAGACGGATTTACAAGAAATGAGAAAAAGCAGGCTAAAATCGATGATGAATTGTTTTTTAGCAGTAAAGAGAAAACAGTTGATTTATCTAAATATGAATTGAGTGCAAACGCAAAAGTTAGAGGGCTCATAGATATTCTTAAGTCCTACAACTTTACCACAGATGAGGCAACACCGATAGACCAAGAAATAGCCCTTGACCCTGAGCTTCTTGGCAAGGTATTTGAAAATCTACTAGCAAGCTACAATCCAGAGACTAATACCACCGCAAGAAAAGCAACGGGTAGCTACTACACACCAAGAGAGATAGTAGATTACATGGTAGAAGAGAGTTTAAGAGAGTATTTAAAGACAAAAGTACCACAAGCTGAAGAAATACTTGATAACTTATTTTCTTACTCTAATGAAAATATAGATTTACCAGAAAATCTAAAAAAAGAGCTAATCTATGCAATAGACCAGATAAAGATAATAGACCCAGCCTGTGGATCTGGGGCTTTTCCTATGGGAATATTGCATAAACTTGTTTATCTTCTTCAAAAGCTTGATCCGGCCAATAAAGTCTGGTATGAAATACAAGTAGATAGGATCAACAAAGAAAGTAAAGAAGTATTAGAAATGGCAAAAGATGAAAACGCTCTGAAAGAGCTTTTAAATGAGGTAAAAGAGCATTTTAACGAAAGCATAAACTACCCAGACTATGCAAGAAAGCTGTATTTGATAGAAAACTGCATATATGGGGTAGACATACAACCCATAGCTATTCAGATCAGTAAATTGAGATTTTTTATTTCTTTGATATTGGATCAAAAAGCAGATAAAACTAAACCAAACTTTGGTATTTTAACTTTGCCAAACCTTGAAACAAAGTTTATCTCTGCAAATGCTTTGATAGGATTGGAAAATACACCTCAAAGACGCATTAGAAACCCAGAGATAGTTAAATTGGAAAAACACTTAAAATCATTAAGGCATAGATATTTTAGAATTAGATCAAGAAAAGAGAAAATACAACTACAAGAAGAAGACAAAAAGATAAGAGAGCAAATAAAAGAGCTTCTAATCAAAAATAGATGGCCTGCTGAAACAGCCGATAAAATAGCTCATTTTGATATCTTCGATCCAAACGCCTCCGCAGATTGGTTTGATCCAGAGTGGATGTTTGGAGTGGTTGATGGTTTTGATATCGTGATTGGAAACCCGCCATATGTAAGACATGAAAAAATAAAAGCCATTAAACCGATCCTTGAAAGACAAAACTACGAAGTTTTCACATCAACGGCAGACCTTTATGTGTATTTTTACGAAAAAGGCTATCAGCTTTTAAAAGATCAAGGGATTTTGGCATATATAACAAGCAACAAATGGATGAGGGCAAAGTACGGAGAGAAGTTAAGAAAGTTTTTAAAAGAAAAAACAGCTATTTTAGAGATTATAGATTTTAGTGGTTATAGCGTTTTTGAGCAAACAGTGGATACCAATATTTTGATCTTTAGAAAGCAGAAACCAAGGAAAGAGCATATTTTTAGATTTTTAGAGGTTAAAAGTGATATTGAAGATATTGAAGAGTATTTAAGAAAAGACAAATCCAAGTTGATTGAGCAAGCTACTGAGAAAGGAGTTGAGCGTTTAAATAGTTGGTCTCAGGTAGATACATGGCAAGAGCTTAGAACATGGCAAACGATGTATCAAAATAAGCTTTCTGATAACGCTTGGACGCTTGGAGATGAAAGTGTTTTGAGTTTAAAAGATAAGATTGAAAAAGTAGGAAAACCTTTAAAAGATTGGGATGTAAAGATTTATTATGGAATAAAAACAGGATTTAATGAAGCTTTTATTATTGATAGTGAGAAAAGAAATGAGATTTTAAGAAATTGTAAAACTGAAGAAGAGAGAAAAAGAACAGAGGAAATTATAAAACCAGTTTTAAGAGGTAGAGATATTGAGAAATACAGGTATAAGTGGGCGGGCTTGTGGATAATTGGGACTTTTCCAGCAAAACATCTGAATATTAACGATTATCCAGCTTTAAAAGATTATTTAGCAAGCTTTGGAGATAGGTTATTACAAGACGGAAAGCCAGGTCATCGCAAAAAGACATCAAATAAATGGTTTGAGACACAAGATAACATAGCATACTATCAAGAATTTGAAAAAGAAAAGATAGTGTGGCAAGAAATAGTAAGAGAGCCAAGTTTTGCATATGACAATTCAGGTATGTATGTTGAGGCTACAGCTTTCTTAATGACAGGAAAAAATTTAAAATACATAATTGGACTTTTAAACTCAAAACCAGTGGCATTTTTCTTTAAAACTTTCTATGCAGGTGGCGGATTAGGAGAAGATGGATACAGATATAAGAAAGCGTTTTTAGAACAGCTACCCCTTCCCCCAATCACAAAAGAAAACCAACCCATAGCAGACCAAATAATCCAAAAAGTAGAACAAATCCTCACGCTTACCCAATCTGAAGATTATGAAACAAATCAAGAAAAACAAGAACATGTGAAAAGGCTTGAGCATGAGATAGATAAGATAGTTTACAAGCTTTACGGATTAACGGAAGAGGAGATAAAAATAATTTAG